The Funiculus sociatus GB2-C1 genome window below encodes:
- a CDS encoding HEAT repeat domain-containing protein yields MAEIRNRNSVQVNEAGKQKLIEVKAAKRNYEDKLWRYLDIAEASNVSEKTVKRFFAGQSVDCDTAIAIAKSLNLELEELIDPKSDPPPPPPETRIDWGDICHKMLEEQLKRYQFRRQATGTGLGHEVGIYVPLGLVKPTTQPRRSEESGPSPDEGSSQYQLNEKEIEKRFEADEFLREVIEAGEGKTIAIIGEPGAGKSTWLEQIARHLKDSENVSRLPICIQLGSLDGKTLEEYLLQVWLKEVLSLQGMVVSAHMQTELMQLFNSHQVWLLLDGVDEIRGNTSTGANSPLQGIANQLRGWVAQAQTLLTCRLNVWQANDRVVPNCDTYRTLDFDDSQVGEFIGEWFARAGKRQLGKQLGEKLGETGRERIRDLIRNPLRLALLCQTWAVKQGELPKTKATLYLRFREDFYEWKKNEFPIGWQQRQDLNAALGRLAVAAIENQTPLRESLAYQLMGECLFELARQIGWLNLVYRDGETDEPVYAFYHLTFQEYFAALAIEDWHFFLTHENDNPQPLPGNIYRIFEPQWKEVILLWLGREDVVKQQKEKFIQALVEFEDGCGNTNFYGDRAYFLASSGVVEFQDCPWADEIVAQIVKWGFGYFNIEKQEWRTYLDPSAEAARASLLQTNRGIAINKLINLLETTESEDTRWKTAYSLGEIDPGNEVAIAGLLRLMETTENKFTHRMAAESLGKIDPGNEVAIAGLLRLLETTENEFTRSEAAESLGEIDPGNEVAIAGLLRLLETTENELTRRIAAESLGKIDPGNEVAIAGLLRLLETTEDESIRRIAAESLGKIDPGNEVAIAGLLRLLETTEDEFTRSGAAESLGKIDPGNEVAIAGLLRFLETTENEFTRMIAADSLGKIDLGNEVAIAGLLRILETTEDEFTRRTAAKSLGKIDPGNEVTIAGLLQVLETTEDEFTCMIAADSLGKIDPGNEVAIAGLLRILETTENEFIRSGAAEILGKIDPGNEVAIAGLLRLLETTENGFTRRMAAEILGKIDPGNEVAIAGLLRLLETTENEFTRRIAAEILGEILQNHQMLSAVSDLRHCLTDEVFESNSDLYENCYKVIWQCAQTLPYPTFYQAWHHPLITPHPQVAETTEVGFTPFTQCHNLAVLPELLHAAINNDPHLREKVQPICIDASKFDNPDNPASEIYAEMVMQGCPERQNGEPETMQALKVYCQLKCQGVFLIFYEDTSGEPPQGFSQTFLTSLSKFHNTRRICVVSEQPCNLQTFSPSQPNLVADIVSWIREKMMEE; encoded by the coding sequence ATGGCTGAAATCCGCAATCGCAACAGCGTCCAGGTAAACGAGGCTGGAAAGCAGAAACTCATAGAGGTTAAGGCTGCTAAACGTAATTATGAGGACAAGCTTTGGAGGTATTTGGACATCGCTGAAGCCTCTAACGTGAGTGAAAAGACGGTTAAGCGGTTTTTTGCGGGACAATCTGTTGATTGTGATACTGCGATCGCGATCGCTAAATCCCTAAATTTAGAACTAGAAGAATTAATCGATCCGAAGTCAGATCCTCCACCTCCACCACCAGAAACCCGGATTGACTGGGGCGATATCTGCCACAAAATGCTGGAGGAACAGCTCAAGCGTTACCAATTCCGGCGACAGGCGACGGGTACGGGGTTGGGTCATGAGGTGGGTATCTATGTGCCATTGGGATTGGTGAAACCGACAACTCAGCCGCGACGGAGTGAGGAGTCTGGCCCATCTCCAGATGAGGGGAGTTCACAATATCAGCTGAATGAGAAGGAAATTGAGAAGCGGTTTGAAGCGGATGAGTTTCTCCGGGAGGTGATTGAGGCGGGGGAAGGCAAGACGATTGCAATTATTGGGGAACCGGGGGCGGGGAAAAGTACGTGGTTAGAGCAAATTGCGCGTCATCTCAAGGATTCAGAAAATGTTTCCCGGTTGCCGATTTGCATTCAGTTGGGGAGTTTGGATGGAAAAACCTTGGAAGAGTATTTACTTCAGGTTTGGCTGAAGGAGGTGCTGTCTCTTCAAGGAATGGTGGTATCAGCCCACATGCAAACTGAGTTGATGCAGTTATTTAATTCTCATCAGGTGTGGTTGCTGTTGGATGGGGTGGATGAAATACGGGGGAATACATCCACGGGGGCAAATTCGCCCCTACAAGGAATTGCAAATCAGCTGAGGGGTTGGGTGGCACAGGCGCAAACCCTGTTAACCTGTCGGCTGAATGTTTGGCAGGCGAACGATCGGGTAGTGCCGAATTGTGATACCTATCGCACCCTGGATTTTGACGATTCGCAGGTGGGGGAGTTTATTGGGGAGTGGTTTGCTAGGGCGGGGAAACGCCAGTTAGGGAAGCAGTTAGGTGAGAAGTTAGGGGAAACGGGGCGGGAACGGATTCGGGATTTGATTAGAAATCCTTTGCGGTTGGCGCTGTTGTGTCAAACCTGGGCGGTGAAGCAAGGGGAGTTGCCGAAGACGAAGGCGACGCTTTACCTGCGATTTCGAGAGGATTTCTATGAGTGGAAAAAAAACGAGTTTCCCATCGGCTGGCAGCAACGGCAGGATTTGAATGCAGCGTTAGGAAGGTTGGCAGTTGCGGCAATTGAGAATCAGACACCGCTGAGGGAATCGCTGGCATATCAGCTAATGGGGGAATGTCTGTTTGAGTTAGCGCGACAGATTGGTTGGCTGAATTTGGTGTACCGAGATGGGGAAACCGATGAACCTGTCTATGCGTTCTATCATCTGACGTTTCAGGAATATTTTGCAGCGCTGGCGATTGAGGATTGGCACTTTTTCTTGACTCATGAAAATGACAATCCTCAACCGTTACCGGGCAATATTTACCGCATTTTTGAGCCGCAGTGGAAGGAGGTGATTTTGCTATGGCTGGGGCGAGAGGATGTGGTAAAGCAGCAGAAAGAGAAGTTTATTCAGGCATTGGTAGAGTTTGAGGACGGGTGCGGAAATACAAATTTTTATGGAGATCGAGCCTATTTTCTAGCCTCATCTGGGGTTGTTGAGTTTCAGGATTGCCCTTGGGCAGATGAAATAGTAGCGCAAATCGTTAAGTGGGGCTTTGGTTATTTCAACATTGAAAAACAAGAGTGGCGGACATATCTCGATCCGAGTGCAGAGGCAGCGAGAGCATCGCTGTTGCAGACTAACCGGGGTATAGCCATTAATAAACTCATTAACTTATTGGAAACCACAGAATCTGAGGATACCCGTTGGAAGACTGCCTACAGTTTGGGGGAAATAGACCCAGGAAACGAAGTGGCAATTGCTGGGTTACTCCGGCTTATGGAAACGACTGAAAATAAGTTTACCCATAGGATGGCTGCCGAGAGTTTGGGAAAAATTGACCCAGGAAACGAAGTGGCAATTGCTGGGTTACTCCGGCTTCTGGAAACGACTGAAAATGAGTTTACCCGTTCGGAGGCTGCCGAGAGTTTGGGGGAAATTGACCCAGGAAACGAAGTGGCAATTGCTGGGTTACTCCGGCTTCTGGAAACGACTGAAAATGAGCTTACCCGTAGGATTGCTGCCGAGAGTTTGGGGAAAATTGACCCAGGAAACGAAGTGGCAATTGCTGGGTTACTCCGGCTTCTAGAAACCACTGAAGATGAGTCTATCCGTAGGATTGCTGCCGAGAGTTTGGGGAAAATTGACCCAGGAAACGAAGTGGCAATTGCTGGGTTACTCCGGCTTCTAGAAACCACTGAAGATGAGTTTACCCGTTCGGGAGCTGCCGAGAGTTTGGGGAAAATAGACCCAGGAAACGAAGTGGCAATTGCTGGGTTACTCCGGTTTCTGGAAACTACTGAAAATGAGTTTACCCGTATGATAGCTGCCGACAGTTTGGGAAAAATTGACCTAGGAAACGAAGTGGCAATTGCTGGGTTACTCCGGATCCTAGAAACCACTGAAGATGAGTTTACCCGTAGGACTGCTGCCAAGAGTTTGGGGAAAATTGACCCAGGAAACGAAGTGACAATTGCTGGATTACTTCAGGTTCTGGAAACCACTGAAGATGAGTTTACCTGTATGATAGCTGCCGACAGTTTGGGAAAAATTGACCCAGGAAACGAAGTGGCAATTGCTGGGTTACTCCGGATTCTAGAAACGACTGAAAATGAGTTTATCCGTTCGGGGGCTGCCGAGATTTTGGGGAAAATTGACCCAGGAAACGAAGTGGCAATTGCTGGGTTACTCAGGCTTCTGGAAACTACTGAAAATGGGTTTACCCGTAGGATGGCTGCCGAGATTTTGGGGAAAATTGACCCAGGAAACGAAGTGGCAATTGCTGGGTTACTCAGGCTTCTGGAAACTACTGAAAATGAGTTTACCCGTAGGATCGCTGCCGAGATTTTGGGGGAAATCTTACAAAACCACCAGATGCTCTCAGCTGTCTCAGATTTACGGCACTGTCTAACAGATGAAGTCTTTGAAAGCAATTCTGACCTCTACGAAAACTGCTACAAAGTTATCTGGCAGTGCGCTCAAACTCTGCCTTACCCAACCTTTTATCAAGCTTGGCATCATCCACTTATCACTCCCCATCCACAAGTTGCAGAAACTACCGAAGTTGGTTTCACTCCCTTCACCCAATGCCATAACTTGGCAGTATTACCCGAACTTCTTCACGCGGCCATTAACAACGATCCTCATCTTAGGGAAAAAGTACAACCCATTTGCATCGACGCCAGCAAATTCGATAACCCAGATAACCCCGCCTCGGAAATTTACGCCGAGATGGTAATGCAAGGCTGTCCCGAACGTCAAAATGGGGAACCGGAAACCATGCAGGCTCTC
- a CDS encoding GDSL-type esterase/lipase family protein, with the protein MKHRRWYWFFSMLFASFFAVTSCASQPETVKNLKAGAGTQIIALGDSITAGYGVAQTEAYPSVLSRQLGIPIVNRGVSGDTTAMALSRLQKDVISAQPWIVIVGIGGNDFLGRIPKTETEQNLRQIVTTIQQQKAIVVLLGMNLSLPELGLARDEYNELVQRVAKDTQAYLIPDVLKGIIDNPQYRQQDIIHPNAAGQKLLAVRVAQGLQPLLADATFPNALLQYRKSNE; encoded by the coding sequence ATGAAACACCGCCGATGGTATTGGTTCTTTAGTATGCTCTTTGCTTCGTTTTTCGCCGTTACCAGCTGCGCTAGTCAACCCGAAACTGTTAAAAACCTTAAAGCTGGTGCTGGTACGCAAATCATTGCTTTAGGCGATAGCATTACCGCTGGATATGGCGTAGCGCAAACCGAAGCTTATCCCAGCGTTCTCTCTCGTCAGTTGGGTATACCAATTGTAAATCGCGGTGTCAGCGGTGATACAACTGCAATGGCACTTAGTCGCTTGCAAAAAGATGTGATTTCCGCCCAACCTTGGATAGTTATTGTGGGAATAGGTGGAAATGATTTCTTGGGAAGAATTCCCAAAACTGAGACAGAACAGAATCTGCGGCAAATAGTGACAACAATTCAACAACAAAAAGCAATTGTTGTGTTGTTGGGAATGAACCTTAGTTTACCGGAGCTGGGGTTAGCTAGAGATGAATACAACGAACTTGTCCAGCGCGTTGCTAAAGATACACAAGCGTACTTAATTCCAGATGTGCTGAAGGGAATAATCGATAATCCGCAATATCGCCAACAGGATATTATTCATCCAAACGCAGCCGGACAGAAACTTTTAGCGGTTCGCGTTGCCCAAGGTTTACAGCCATTATTAGCAGATGCTACTTTTCCGAACGCTTTATTGCAATATCGAAAAAGTAATGAATAA